AGTTCATCTTCGCACCGAAGAGGTCGGAGGTCCGGTCGAGGATTCCCATACCCCCACTGCGGCCTCTCGGAACTTATCGGTTCGTGCCGGTGGAGGTGAGTCAGGGCGCTCGGTCGCCGGTCTCCGCTCGACTCTCGTCGTCCGTCGGTCCGACCGTTTTCAGTCGCTGGGAATCTCGGCCGCGATTATGGGGGACTCGTCCCTACCGTTTCCCACGATGACGGGTGTTCGAGCCGAGGTCGAGGTCAGTGAACCGGGGAGTTGTCCGGTGGCGAGCGTCTCGGAGTCGGTCGAGGGGTCCGTCGGCTCTGTCTCGTGGACCGCCAGCGACGACGCCGTCACCGAGGAGTTCACGGTCGAGACGGACGACGACTCGCTCGACAGTGCCGACGTCGAACGCGTCTTCGACTACGGATCGGAGTCGGTGTACCAGTTCCAACGAGACGGGGGTGACTGCGTCTGTGAGGTCGTCGAGTCGGTCGACTGTCCGATCGCGGACGTGCGCGCCGAGCGTGGGTCGCTTGTCCTGACGCTCCACCTCGACGAGATGGCCGACCTGCGGACGTTGGTCTCGACGCTCCGCGAGCAGTTCGGCGGTGTCGGGGTGCGATACCTCGCCCAGGCGAGCGCCGAGGCGGCAGAGGGTAGCGATCTGGTGCCGGTGGATCGCGGTCGGCTGACCGACCGGCAGGAGGAGGTGCTCCGCACGGCCCACGAGATGGGCTACTTCGAGTACCCCCGCGACTCCAACGCGACCGAGGTCGCAGCGGCACTCGACATCCGCCCCTCGACGTTCACAGAGCATCTCTCGGCCGCACAGTCGAAGCTGTTGGACGACTTGCTCGCCGACTGAGTGTATCCCCGGGCGTCGACCGATGGCGATTCCACCGAGGGCGTCGACCGATGGCGATTCCACCGAATGCGCGCACCTCGTTTCCGGTGAATCCCACGACGCGGTGTCGCCGGCCCGATTCAGGGTATCCACCGCACGTGATCGCCCGGAATCCGGACCGGACGCGATCTGCTGGCGACCCGGACCGGGCAGTGTCCGAGCGACAGCGAGCGACCTGCCCTGGGTCGCGTCGTCAGCAGTCGGGGGGCGTGGGGAGTACGAGCCACGCCGGATTCCTGGCCGGGCCTGCGACACGCCCCGTGAGGACCCGATCCGACCCCCCACGTCCTCGACAGCGCGACCTGCCGCCGCCGCGTCCCCGACAGCGTTCGGACCGCAATCCGTTTACTCACGCCGCCCAAGCCAGTACCGTGGACGACCTCATCGCGTGGCTTCGGGGCAGACCGTACTACGAGGGGCAGATCGCCGACCACCGGCGCATCCCGGCCCGCGAGGCCGAGTTCGCCGACGTGGACCTCGAACCACGCGTCGTCAACACGCTCGACAAGCAGGGCATCGACGGGCTCTACCGCCACCAGGCCGAGGCCATCGAGGCGGTCCGAGACGGCAAGAACGTCGTCCTCGCCACCCAGACCGCCTCCGGCAAGAGCCTCGCGTACACCGTCCCCGCCTTCGAGCGCGCGCTGGATCACGGCGGCCGAACCCTCTACATCGGGCCGCAGAACGCCCTGATCGCCGATCAGGAGGACACCCTCTCCGAACTTGCGAGAGGACTCGGCTTCGGCTCTCGGGTGTCGGTCCGGCAGTACACCGGTCGGCAGTCGAAGTCCGAGAAGCGGGAGGTGCGGGACCGCCGGCCGACCGTCGTGCTCTCGAACCCCGACATGCTCCACTACGCGCTCCTGCCGTACGCCAGAAAGCTGTGGGAGTGGTTCTTCTCCTCGCTGGAGACGGTGGTGATCGACGAGGTGCACGGCTACCGGGGCGTCTTCGGGAGCCACGTCGCGCTGACGCTCCGGCGACTCAACCGCATCTGTGAACGCTTCGACAGCGATCCACAGTACGTCTGCTGTTCGGCGACGATCGGCAACCCTGTGGAGCACGCCAGTCGCGTGACCGGGAAATCCGCCGACTCGTTCGCGCTGGTCGACGAGGACACCAGCGCGACCGGCGAGCGCCACTGGATCTTGTGGAACCCGCCGGAGTACGCCGATCAGGAGAATCGCTCTGGACGGCGGCGTTCCAGTCACACCGAGGCGAAACGGCTGTTCGTCGATCTGGTGAGCAAGGACTTCCAGACGCTGACCTTCACCCGCGCCCGGCAGGCCGCCGAGCAGTACGCCACCGAAAGCGCCAAGATGCTCCGGGAGCGCGGCCAGCACGACCTCGCGGGCAAGATCACGGCGTACCAGGCCGCCCTGCGGAACGACCGCCGCAGAGAGATCGAAGCCGACCTGCACGCCGGGAAGATGCGGGGTGTTTGGAGCACGAACGCGCTGGAACTCGGTGTGGACGTGGGTGGCCTCGACGCCGTCCTCCTCGACGGCTACCCCGGCACCCGGATGTCGGCGTTCCAGCAGGCCGGCAGAGCAGGGCGCGGGGAGGACGCCGCGCTGGTGGTGATGATCGGCGGCGAAGACCAGTTAGACCAGTATCTGATGGGCAATCCCGACGACTTCTTCGAGGGCGAACCCGAGGAGGCGGTCGCCGACCCCGAGAACGAGCAACTGCTGGACGACCACCTGCTGTCTGCCGCCACCGAGAACTGGTTGATGCCCGACGACGACCGGTACTTCGGCGAGACGTTCGAGTCGGCCGTGTCGGATCTCACGGCGGTCGGGGAACTCGACCGCCGGGACACCCAGCACGGCCCGCGCTGGACCTACGCCGGCAACGGGAGTCCACAACACGAGATGAGCCTCCGGACTATCGACGACCGCGAGGTGAGCCTCGTGGACCGGCGGTCCGGCGACTCCATCGCGGAACTGGGCTTCTCCGACGCCCTCCGGGACGCTCACCCCGGCGCTGTCTACCACCAGCAGGGCCAGAGCTACGAGGTCGTCGATCTCGATCTGGCCACCGACACCGCCGAACTTCAGCCGACGTGGGCCGACTACTACACGCAGGTTCTCACTGACAAGGATATCGTGGTCGAGCGCGACCTGACCGAGAAACAGTTGACTGCCCGGCCGGACACGCCGGTCAGGTTCGCGGACGTGACCGTCACCGAGCAGATCACGGGCTTCGAGCGCAAGGACCGCGCGAGTGGCGAGACGATCGGCACCGAGACGCTGGACCTGCCGGAGACGACCCTGCGGACGCGGGCGCTCTACTTCACGGTCCCCGAAGACCTCGAGACGGCGATGCGGTCGGAGGGCGGCGAGTACGGGTTCAACGGCGGCATCCACGCCGCAGAACACGGGATGATCTCGCTGTTCCCGCTGCACCTGCTGTGTGACCGGGCGGACATCGGCGGCATCTCGACGCCGTTCCACGGCCACACCGGGCAGAGTACGATCTTCATCTACGACGGCTATCCGGGTGGCGTCGGCCTGACGCGGTCGGGGTACGACGCGGTGGAGTCGCTGATGGACCGCACCGCGAAACTGATCGACGGCTGTACCTGCGAGGGTGGCTGTCCGGCCTGCGTGCAGTCGCCCCACTGCGGGAACGCGAACGACCCGCTGTCGAAACCCGAGGCCGTCATGCTGTTGGAAGGGCTGACCGGCACGGACTGAGTCGGTTCGTCGGTGGAGACGGGGGTGAGTTCGTCGGTGGAGACAGGGGAGAGTTCGTCACTCGGGCACGATCCGGAGCAGTTCGGCGTAGGGGACGTAGCCGCACTTCTCGCCGTCCGCGTCGGTCAGCTTCAGGCCGTGTTCCCCCTCGCTGAAGCCGTGGCAGGTGATCGGGTCCTCGGCCGGGACGCGACTCGGTCGGCTCTCGGTCCCTTCGGCGTCGGAGACGACTGCTGTGTCTGCGCCGGTCGTCCCCGCTCCGGTCGTACTGGTTCCAGTCCCGCTCTTCCCGATCGGTGGCGCAGGATTCCCGCCCGGCGTTGACGATTTCGAACCAGCATGGTCGGCGGGTGTCGAACCGGCGTCGGGGGAACTGGCGTCGGCAGAAGTGGAGTCGGCGGGCGATTCGGTCGTGGTGCGGACGACGACGCGCATACCCGCGACGAGGCGCGCGAGACGCCTAAAACCGGGTGACGTGACGGTTCTGTAGAACGAGTTCGACCGTCGCCGGGTCCGGTTCCGGACAACCGGGGGTCGGCACCTTCACGCGGGGCCGGTCAGCTTCAGCGACGTCGTCGCCCGCGTCGCGTCGGCGGGGACGAGCACGTCGGCCGAGACCTCGCGCACTGCGGCGGGCTTGATCGTGCCGACCGGACACGTCTGGCTCCCGATCCGGGTGCCGGTCCCGTCGTAGAACTCGACGGCGACCTCGACGCTCGTCTCCTCGCCCTCGTTCTCGACGACGAACTCGGCTCGGCTCACCTGTCCCTGGAGGTCGGACACCGTCGCCTCGGTGTCGTCGGTGTCGTAGAACGTCACGCTCCGCACCGAGACGGAGTCGAGCGTGTCGCTCTTGATGTACCGAAACAGTTTGTCGCTGATCTGCTGGTACAGTTCGTCGCCCTCGCTTCCGTCCTCGAACAGGACGCTGATCGGGTTCAGATCCGCCCGGAGGTCGCTCGCGATCGTGGTTCGATTCTTCCGGCTGATCTTCAGGCGGCGGTAGTCCTCGATGAACGAGTCGAACTGCTCTGGCAGGTCACCGTCGTACAGTTCCGCGAACCCACGAAGCTCCGCGTCGAAGTTGAGTAGCGGCGGGAGCGGTGCGGCCTGCCGGTTCCCGACGACCCACGGCTTGGCCGGTCTGGTGTCCGTCTGCTCTGCGGTCTGGGTCGTCGCGGTTCCCCGGTCGGGGTCGAAGTAGCCGAGCGTCTCCAGCGCAGAGGCGATGATCGCCGTGAGGACGGTGACGAGCAGGACCCCCGCCGTGAGGAGGTGTGAGACCGGACTCGGGAGCGTGAACTGGAACGCCGCGATGAACACGCAGGTGACGATGCCGACGGTCAGGACGAACGAGCCGAAGTTCGGGTCTTCGCCGAGGATCGACTCGAAGCTGTCGAGCGGACCCGGTTCGGCCTCGGCCTCGTCGTCCGTGGGTCTGTCGGGCTGGCTCATGTCGAGTCTGCGGCCGTCTCGGCGGCCGTCTGTGACTTCACGGCTCGCTGGAGGATCTGGACGAGGTGAGCGACCCAGAGGCCGGCGGTGAACCCGAAGAGCGTCCCGACGACCGTCAGTCGAATCGGGTCGGCCAGCGGTGCGAAGGCGCTGATGATACACAGTGAGCCGAACACGACCATGAGCCCGTACTGGACCCGCGTCTCCCTGTTCGCCGTCCGTATGGCTTCGAGCATTACAGATCAACAGGGGCTCCGTGCTCTTTAAACGTGTGACAGCGGTGACGGTGTGCTCCGACGCTGCGGGCGACTGGGGCCGGAACCTACCGGAGCGCCTCGGCCACCTTCTCGACGGGGTGTGGCGGCTCGCGTTCTGCACTCTCGCGGTCGCCGAGTTGACTCCGACAGGACGCACCCGGCGCGACCACCGTCTCGCCGGGGCTGTCGTCGATCTGATCGAACAGGATCGAGCCGATCGCTTTGCTCATCGAGTAGTGTTCGGCCTCGTAGCCGAAACTGCCGGCCATCCCACAGCAGGTGGAGTCGAGTGGGTCGACCTCGTAGCCGGCCCGGCGCAGAACGCCGACCGCGTGGTGGTCCTTCTTCGTGGCTTTCTGGTGGCAGTGCCCGTGATACGTCAGGTGGTCCGGACCCGCGGGCGCGTCGAACGCCATCGCCTCGTCGAGTCGGAACCGATCCACGTACTCCAGCACGCCGTAGCTGTTGGCGGCGTAGGTCTCGGCGTCCTCGCCCGACAGCAGATCGAGGTAGTCGTGCTGGAACATCACCGCGTCGGAGGGTTCGACCACGACCACGTCCCAGCCGTCGCTGATCCGTGGCACGAGCACCTCGACGTTCTGTGCCGCGGCGTCCCGTGCCTTGTCGAGGAATCCTTTGGAGTGTGGTGGACGACCACTGCCGGCGACGTCCGACGGGATCTCGACGTGGACGTCCGCCGCTTCGAGGAGTCTCACGGCCGCCTTCCCGGCTTCGGGATGGTTGTAGTTCGTGTAGCTGTCGGGAAACAGGAGGGCCTTGCGGGTCGCGTCCTCGGCCGGAACCCGAGCACCACCCCGATCCGCGAACCAGTCTTCGAGACTCTCGGACCGGAACGTCGGCAGACTGCGTTCTCTGGCGATACCGACCGTCCCCTCCATGATCGTGCGCGCGCCCGGCACCTTCGGGGCGGCGTTCGCGAGCGTCGCGAACCGGGAGCCGAGTGCCGACAGCGAGTCGATGTTGGCGAAGATGCGGTCCCGGAGGCTCGCCCCCTCGCGCTGGTGGTACTCGTGGGTCACCTCGGCTTTCAGCTTCGCCATGTCCACCTCGCTCGGGCAGTCTTTGATGCAGCCTTTACAGCCGACACACAGGTCGAGCACCTCGTGGACGAACTCCTCGGAGAACTGCTCGTCCTCGTCGAACTCGCCGGCCATCGCGTTCCGGAGCATGTTCGCCCGACCGCGCGTCGACTGAATCTCCTCCTCGGCGGCGCGGTAGGTCGGACACATCACGCCGCCGGTCGTCTCCTGTGGTCCACGACAGCCAGCACAGCCGTGACACAACTCCGCCATCCCCTGCAGGCCGTTGTCGTTGTCCCAGTTCAGCGTCGGCTCGAAGCCGGCGTCGAACTCGTAGTCCGGATCGAACCGCAGGTGCTCGGCCATGTCGTGGTCGCCACAGACGTTCCCCGGGTTGAGGAGCCAGTCGGGGTCGAACGCCGACTTCAACTCCCGGAAGGTCTGCCAGAGGTCGTCGCCGTACAGCTTCCGGTTCCACTGTGTTCTGGCTCTCCCGTCGCCGTGTTCGCCCGAGACCGACCCGCCGTACTTGACCACGAGGTCGGTCACGCGGTCGGCGATGTCCTCGAACGACGCCAGCCCTTCGGCGGTCTTCGTGTTGATCAGCGGTCGGATGTGCAGGACACCGGGACCGGCGTGAGCGTAGTACGACGCGAAGGTGTCGTGATCGTCGAGCACGTCCTGAAACTCGGTGACGTACGCCGGCAGGTGCTCGGCCGGAATCGCGGTGTCCTCGATGTACGCGATGTGTTTCTCGTCGGTCGTCCGCGACAGCAGGATGGGCAGGCCCGACTTCCGCATCTTCCAGAACTTCGCGCGCGTCTCGTCGTCGTGGGCCTCCATCGCCGTGCGGGCGACCCGCGGCGTCTCGGTCAGATCGGTCGCGCCGTCGCTCGGCTTCTCCTCGGGTGTGGCCGTCTCGGCGGGCACCCGGTCGGCGATCAGATCCGCGACCTTCTGGCGGCCCGCCTCGTCGTTCTCGGCGTAGAACTCCACGAGCAGGACCGAGTCGGTCCCCTCCGGGAGCATCCCGACGACGTCTGAGAACTCGGCGGTGTCGCGCGCCAGGTCGAGCAACACGTCGTCCATCACCTCGACCGCGGCGGGGTCGTGTTCGAGGATGGGTGCGACGTCCTCCATCGCCGAGACCACGTCGTCGTAGGTCAGCAGGGCGACCGACTTCGTGTTCGGGATCGGTTCCAGCGAGACGGTCGCCTCGGTGACGATACCGAGCGTCCCCTCCGATCCGGCGAGGAGGCGCGCGAGGTTGACGGTGCCCGGTTCCGACGCCGGATCGACGCCGGAGTCGTCCGGCAGGCGACGCTCGCCGCGCATCTCGTCGACCAGCATGTCGAGGTTGTAGCCGGAGACGTTCCGCTTCAGGTCGGGATACGTGGCCGAGATCTCGTCGGCCTCCTCGTCCAGAATCCGGGCGACTTCGGCGTAGATGCGTTCCGCCAGATCGCCCTCCGGGTCGCCCTCTTCGCGCAGTGTCTCGACTTCGACTTCGCCGAAGGTCGTCACGGTGCCGTCCGCCAAGACGACCTCGGCCGATTCGAGGTAGTAGTCGGTCTTGCCGTACTTCAGCGAGTGTGCGCCGGTCGAGTTGTTGCCGATCGCGCCGCCGAGGACGGACTTGTCGCCCCACGCCGGGTCGGGCGCGAACTTCAGGCCGTGGTCGGCGAGGTCGGCGTTCAGGTCGCCGAGTCGGACGCCGGCCTCGGCGCGAGCGATGCCCGCCTCGGGGTCGATCTCCAGCACGCGGTTCAGG
This genomic window from Salinirubrum litoreum contains:
- a CDS encoding FAD-binding and (Fe-S)-binding domain-containing protein is translated as MASHSHTTPDDPAGDRANYDYASDEVARPGLVDDLDRLIDGEVRFDSYTRELYATDASAYQQTPIGVVMPTSTEDVAAVMEYCARREIPVLPRGGGTSLAGQTVNEAVVLDFSTDLNRVLEIDPEAGIARAEAGVRLGDLNADLADHGLKFAPDPAWGDKSVLGGAIGNNSTGAHSLKYGKTDYYLESAEVVLADGTVTTFGEVEVETLREEGDPEGDLAERIYAEVARILDEEADEISATYPDLKRNVSGYNLDMLVDEMRGERRLPDDSGVDPASEPGTVNLARLLAGSEGTLGIVTEATVSLEPIPNTKSVALLTYDDVVSAMEDVAPILEHDPAAVEVMDDVLLDLARDTAEFSDVVGMLPEGTDSVLLVEFYAENDEAGRQKVADLIADRVPAETATPEEKPSDGATDLTETPRVARTAMEAHDDETRAKFWKMRKSGLPILLSRTTDEKHIAYIEDTAIPAEHLPAYVTEFQDVLDDHDTFASYYAHAGPGVLHIRPLINTKTAEGLASFEDIADRVTDLVVKYGGSVSGEHGDGRARTQWNRKLYGDDLWQTFRELKSAFDPDWLLNPGNVCGDHDMAEHLRFDPDYEFDAGFEPTLNWDNDNGLQGMAELCHGCAGCRGPQETTGGVMCPTYRAAEEEIQSTRGRANMLRNAMAGEFDEDEQFSEEFVHEVLDLCVGCKGCIKDCPSEVDMAKLKAEVTHEYHQREGASLRDRIFANIDSLSALGSRFATLANAAPKVPGARTIMEGTVGIARERSLPTFRSESLEDWFADRGGARVPAEDATRKALLFPDSYTNYNHPEAGKAAVRLLEAADVHVEIPSDVAGSGRPPHSKGFLDKARDAAAQNVEVLVPRISDGWDVVVVEPSDAVMFQHDYLDLLSGEDAETYAANSYGVLEYVDRFRLDEAMAFDAPAGPDHLTYHGHCHQKATKKDHHAVGVLRRAGYEVDPLDSTCCGMAGSFGYEAEHYSMSKAIGSILFDQIDDSPGETVVAPGASCRSQLGDRESAEREPPHPVEKVAEALR
- a CDS encoding DEAD/DEAH box helicase, which codes for MDDLIAWLRGRPYYEGQIADHRRIPAREAEFADVDLEPRVVNTLDKQGIDGLYRHQAEAIEAVRDGKNVVLATQTASGKSLAYTVPAFERALDHGGRTLYIGPQNALIADQEDTLSELARGLGFGSRVSVRQYTGRQSKSEKREVRDRRPTVVLSNPDMLHYALLPYARKLWEWFFSSLETVVIDEVHGYRGVFGSHVALTLRRLNRICERFDSDPQYVCCSATIGNPVEHASRVTGKSADSFALVDEDTSATGERHWILWNPPEYADQENRSGRRRSSHTEAKRLFVDLVSKDFQTLTFTRARQAAEQYATESAKMLRERGQHDLAGKITAYQAALRNDRRREIEADLHAGKMRGVWSTNALELGVDVGGLDAVLLDGYPGTRMSAFQQAGRAGRGEDAALVVMIGGEDQLDQYLMGNPDDFFEGEPEEAVADPENEQLLDDHLLSAATENWLMPDDDRYFGETFESAVSDLTAVGELDRRDTQHGPRWTYAGNGSPQHEMSLRTIDDREVSLVDRRSGDSIAELGFSDALRDAHPGAVYHQQGQSYEVVDLDLATDTAELQPTWADYYTQVLTDKDIVVERDLTEKQLTARPDTPVRFADVTVTEQITGFERKDRASGETIGTETLDLPETTLRTRALYFTVPEDLETAMRSEGGEYGFNGGIHAAEHGMISLFPLHLLCDRADIGGISTPFHGHTGQSTIFIYDGYPGGVGLTRSGYDAVESLMDRTAKLIDGCTCEGGCPACVQSPHCGNANDPLSKPEAVMLLEGLTGTD
- a CDS encoding helix-turn-helix domain-containing protein, with the protein product MTGVRAEVEVSEPGSCPVASVSESVEGSVGSVSWTASDDAVTEEFTVETDDDSLDSADVERVFDYGSESVYQFQRDGGDCVCEVVESVDCPIADVRAERGSLVLTLHLDEMADLRTLVSTLREQFGGVGVRYLAQASAEAAEGSDLVPVDRGRLTDRQEEVLRTAHEMGYFEYPRDSNATEVAAALDIRPSTFTEHLSAAQSKLLDDLLAD
- a CDS encoding FxLYD domain-containing protein, producing MSQPDRPTDDEAEAEPGPLDSFESILGEDPNFGSFVLTVGIVTCVFIAAFQFTLPSPVSHLLTAGVLLVTVLTAIIASALETLGYFDPDRGTATTQTAEQTDTRPAKPWVVGNRQAAPLPPLLNFDAELRGFAELYDGDLPEQFDSFIEDYRRLKISRKNRTTIASDLRADLNPISVLFEDGSEGDELYQQISDKLFRYIKSDTLDSVSVRSVTFYDTDDTEATVSDLQGQVSRAEFVVENEGEETSVEVAVEFYDGTGTRIGSQTCPVGTIKPAAVREVSADVLVPADATRATTSLKLTGPA